From Deinococcus terrestris, one genomic window encodes:
- a CDS encoding L-lactate dehydrogenase, whose amino-acid sequence MKVGVVGSGLVGATAAYALTLRGSCSDLVLVDRDEARAQAEAQDIAHAAPISHGTRVSSGGYAALSGCRVVVVAAGANQQPGETRLDLLEKNAAIFREVIPQVARHAPDAVLLIATNPVDLLTDLAGRLAPSQPVLGSGTVLDSARFRHLIAERAGVDATHVHGYVLGEHGDSEVLAWSTAAVAGLPVADFMRSRGLEWTPEVQEEIDTGTRDAAAAIIGGKRATYYGIGAALARIAEAILDDRRAVLTVSAPTPDYGVSLSLPRIVGARGVEATLTPVLTPEEREGLEASARVLRETGQKVLG is encoded by the coding sequence GTGAAGGTCGGGGTCGTCGGCTCAGGTCTGGTGGGGGCGACCGCCGCCTACGCCCTGACCCTGCGCGGCTCGTGCAGCGACCTCGTGCTGGTCGACCGCGACGAGGCCCGCGCCCAGGCCGAGGCCCAGGACATCGCCCACGCCGCGCCCATCAGCCACGGTACCCGCGTGAGCAGCGGGGGCTACGCGGCCCTCTCGGGTTGCCGGGTCGTGGTCGTCGCGGCAGGCGCCAACCAGCAGCCCGGTGAGACCCGCCTGGACCTGCTGGAGAAGAACGCGGCCATCTTCCGCGAGGTGATTCCGCAGGTGGCCCGGCACGCCCCGGACGCCGTGCTGCTGATCGCCACCAACCCGGTGGACCTTTTGACCGACCTCGCCGGGCGGCTCGCGCCGAGCCAGCCGGTGCTGGGGTCGGGCACGGTGCTGGACTCGGCCCGCTTCCGCCACCTGATCGCGGAGCGGGCCGGGGTGGACGCCACCCATGTTCACGGCTACGTGCTGGGCGAGCACGGCGACAGCGAGGTGCTGGCCTGGAGCACGGCGGCGGTGGCGGGCCTCCCCGTGGCCGATTTCATGCGCTCGCGCGGGCTGGAGTGGACGCCGGAGGTGCAGGAGGAGATCGACACCGGCACCCGCGACGCCGCCGCCGCGATCATCGGCGGGAAGCGGGCGACCTACTACGGCATCGGGGCCGCACTCGCCCGCATTGCGGAGGCCATCCTGGACGACCGCCGCGCCGTCCTGACCGTCAGCGCCCCCACACCCGACTACGGCGTGAGCCTCAGCCTGCCGCGCATCGTGGGGGCGCGGGGGGTGGAGGCCACCCTGACCCCCGTCCTGACCCCAGAGGAACGCGAGGGGCTGGAGGCCAGCGCCCGCGTTTTGCGCGAGACCGGGCAAAAGGTGCTGGGATAG
- a CDS encoding universal stress protein, with the protein MTEPVFSQGGAGGQPFSRVLVGTDFSAAADHALAVARLRFPGALRRLVHVTDARVTATPDLMGGVTPAALDPTLLHTLESADGERLKALAGPGEEAELLVGDPVTGILDAAEHWGADLIVVGTHSRGALEHFFLGSSAEKLISRSLVPVLTVRLPGDGR; encoded by the coding sequence ATGACCGAGCCAGTGTTTTCACAAGGCGGCGCGGGCGGCCAGCCCTTTTCACGGGTGCTTGTCGGCACCGATTTCTCGGCGGCAGCCGACCACGCCCTGGCAGTGGCCCGCCTGCGCTTTCCGGGGGCGCTGCGGCGGCTGGTGCATGTGACGGACGCCCGCGTGACTGCCACCCCCGACCTGATGGGCGGCGTGACCCCGGCGGCGCTCGACCCCACGCTGCTGCACACGCTGGAGAGCGCGGACGGCGAGCGCCTGAAGGCCCTGGCTGGACCTGGTGAGGAGGCCGAACTGCTCGTGGGCGACCCGGTGACGGGGATTCTCGACGCCGCCGAGCACTGGGGAGCCGACCTGATCGTGGTGGGCACCCACTCGCGCGGAGCGCTGGAGCACTTCTTCCTGGGCAGCAGCGCCGAGAAGCTGATCAGCCGCAGCCTGGTTCCGGTGCTCACCGTGCGGCTGCCGGGAGACGGGCGGTGA
- a CDS encoding MBL fold metallo-hydrolase RNA specificity domain-containing protein has protein sequence MHLQSLGAALTVTGSAHLLGVRGGPVLVDCGMFQGGEELEARNREPFPFDPTELQAVLLTHAHLDHIGRLPLLVRQGFRGPVYCTPPTAALAETVLLDSARLQVEGYRQDLRRARRVGREDEVPEPLYDEEDVHRTLALLRPAFAFGETLKVGRLRVTPGRAGHILGSAYLRLEDGDTRVILSGDLGNRESGLQLDFAPPPEADAVVIESTYADHRHRSLPDTLAELRDTLRQSVRAGGKILIPSFALERTQFILAELKNLMDAGEVPRIPVFLDSPMAARATHAYFEFGDELIPPVREALKRGEDPFRPSTLHTVLTGEESRRLNRYDGPAIILAGNGMMTGGRIQHHLKHHLWKPSTNLIIVSYQSPSSLGGRLVAGADTVRIMGEEIAVRAQIHTIGGFSAHADQDDLLAFLEAAGQPRVWLVHGEPEVMEAFLPVLEARGLTANLVPDREQVDLLTTTFPGGRPPGTPQADGVVRRPEE, from the coding sequence ATGCACCTTCAGAGCCTCGGCGCGGCCCTCACCGTCACCGGAAGTGCCCACCTGCTGGGCGTGCGCGGCGGCCCAGTCCTCGTGGACTGCGGCATGTTCCAGGGCGGCGAAGAGCTGGAGGCCCGCAACCGCGAGCCCTTTCCCTTCGACCCCACCGAGCTTCAGGCGGTGCTGCTCACGCACGCGCACCTCGACCACATCGGGCGGCTGCCGCTCTTGGTGCGCCAGGGCTTCCGGGGGCCGGTGTACTGCACGCCCCCCACGGCGGCGCTGGCCGAGACGGTGCTGCTGGACTCCGCCCGCCTTCAGGTCGAGGGATACCGCCAGGACCTGCGCCGCGCCCGCCGCGTCGGCCGGGAGGACGAGGTGCCCGAGCCCCTCTACGACGAGGAGGACGTGCACCGCACCCTGGCCCTGTTGCGGCCCGCCTTCGCGTTCGGCGAGACGCTTAAGGTCGGTCGCTTGCGGGTCACGCCGGGGCGGGCGGGGCACATCCTGGGCAGCGCGTACCTGCGGCTGGAGGACGGCGACACGCGGGTGATTCTCTCGGGCGACCTCGGCAACCGCGAGAGCGGGCTGCAACTCGACTTCGCCCCGCCGCCCGAGGCCGACGCGGTGGTGATCGAGTCCACCTACGCCGACCACCGCCACCGCTCGCTGCCGGACACCCTGGCCGAGCTGCGCGACACCCTGCGCCAGAGCGTGCGGGCCGGGGGCAAAATCCTGATCCCGTCTTTTGCCCTCGAACGCACCCAGTTCATCCTCGCCGAGCTCAAGAACCTGATGGACGCGGGCGAGGTGCCGCGCATCCCTGTCTTCCTCGACTCCCCGATGGCGGCGCGGGCGACCCACGCCTATTTCGAGTTCGGGGACGAACTGATCCCGCCCGTGCGCGAGGCGTTGAAGCGCGGCGAGGACCCCTTCCGCCCCTCTACGCTGCACACGGTCCTGACCGGCGAGGAGTCCCGGCGCCTCAACCGCTACGACGGCCCGGCGATCATCCTGGCCGGAAACGGGATGATGACCGGGGGGCGCATCCAGCACCACCTCAAGCACCACCTCTGGAAGCCGTCCACCAACCTGATCATCGTGAGCTACCAGTCGCCGTCCAGCCTGGGCGGGCGCCTCGTCGCGGGGGCGGACACCGTGCGGATCATGGGCGAGGAGATCGCCGTCCGCGCCCAGATCCATACCATCGGGGGCTTTTCCGCCCACGCCGATCAGGACGACCTGCTCGCTTTTCTGGAGGCGGCCGGGCAGCCCCGCGTGTGGCTGGTGCACGGCGAGCCGGAGGTGATGGAGGCCTTCCTCCCCGTGCTGGAGGCCCGTGGCCTGACCGCCAACCTGGTGCCGGACCGCGAGCAGGTGGACCTGCTGACGACCACCTTTCCGGGAGGGCGCCCACCGGGAACGCCCCAGGCGGACGGGGTGGTGCGGCGGCCCGAGGAATAG
- a CDS encoding 3'-5' exonuclease: MAPPPSSPFPDPPPRLAGLTQPIVFLDTETGGRDPRRHPLLTVGLVTLTPAGEVTRPLHLRVRHDSYDVEAEAMAVNGIDLTAHHAQAQPPEAVADAIRAYAAEEGRVMLGGHNFAFDLGFLRPLLPDLGTVFRRGQVDTKITAQFLIHTGLLPRKVGTSLDDLAAHFGITYQAHDALEDARATAEVYAACLRLVRSPQD; the protein is encoded by the coding sequence ATGGCCCCGCCCCCCTCCTCCCCCTTTCCCGACCCACCGCCGCGTCTCGCGGGACTGACCCAGCCCATCGTCTTTCTGGACACCGAGACGGGCGGGCGCGACCCCCGGCGTCACCCGCTGCTGACCGTCGGGCTGGTCACCCTGACCCCGGCGGGCGAGGTGACCCGGCCCCTGCACCTGCGGGTGCGCCACGACAGCTACGACGTGGAGGCGGAGGCGATGGCGGTCAACGGGATCGACCTCACGGCCCACCACGCCCAGGCCCAGCCCCCGGAGGCCGTCGCCGACGCCATCCGCGCCTACGCTGCCGAGGAAGGCCGGGTGATGCTGGGCGGGCACAACTTCGCCTTCGACCTGGGCTTCCTGCGCCCGCTGCTGCCTGACCTCGGCACCGTGTTCCGGCGTGGGCAGGTGGACACCAAAATTACGGCGCAGTTTCTGATTCACACCGGGCTACTGCCGCGCAAGGTGGGCACCTCTCTGGACGACCTCGCGGCGCACTTTGGCATCACTTACCAGGCCCACGACGCCCTGGAAGACGCCCGCGCCACCGCCGAGGTCTACGCGGCCTGCTTGCGGCTGGTGCGCTCTCCCCAGGACTAG